A part of Paenibacillus sp. 481 genomic DNA contains:
- a CDS encoding ADP-heptose synthase — protein MKPRRFVIEAVMLAVYGHLLAPHRPVQYIIPYTTIRELYEIRQSGEHVLPDPEEDMHAKEKIEELISYFESELNRKKIERALSVPWRQSSPLLLHANVSCIILNAVDSARYGELFDPVETELILTSTREQAPLLTDQFEFLERLINNEVPIPIYDIDDFDYALEQDEPHRDSGATT, from the coding sequence GTGAAGCCTCGGCGTTTTGTTATTGAAGCCGTCATGTTAGCGGTGTATGGACATTTACTTGCTCCACACCGCCCTGTACAATACATCATTCCATATACGACCATTAGAGAACTGTACGAAATACGGCAAAGTGGAGAGCATGTCTTGCCTGATCCAGAGGAAGATATGCATGCAAAGGAAAAGATTGAGGAATTAATTTCTTATTTCGAAAGTGAACTGAATCGCAAAAAAATTGAACGAGCCTTGTCTGTTCCATGGCGACAAAGCTCCCCTTTATTGTTGCATGCCAACGTATCTTGCATCATCTTAAATGCAGTCGATAGCGCACGTTACGGCGAACTGTTCGATCCGGTTGAGACTGAGCTTATCTTAACGTCAACTCGCGAGCAAGCTCCATTGCTTACGGATCAGTTCGAATTTTTAGAGCGGCTCATCAACAATGAAGTTCCGATTCCGATTTATGATATTGACGATTTTGATTATGCGCTAGAGCAAGACGAGCCGCATCGCGACTCGGGAGCTACTACGTAA